Proteins encoded in a region of the Zea mays cultivar B73 chromosome 2, Zm-B73-REFERENCE-NAM-5.0, whole genome shotgun sequence genome:
- the LOC103647118 gene encoding E3 ubiquitin-protein ligase listerin isoform X1 — protein sequence MGKQKGRASSSGMAASLVPHAHGAVPTVGFGGYHGAVRVEPAAPSDPDAPIRLTPDVDGEVLQNLKRLGRKDATTKIKALSTLSILFGQKPCEEVVQIVPQWAFEYKRLLLDYNREVRRATHEAMSSLITAVRKGIAPHLKSLMGPWWFSQFDPAPEVAQAARRSFEAAFPQSDRRLDALMLCVKETFLYLNENLKLTPQALSDKAIPMDELEDMHQRVMSSSLLAMATLIEILLGVKLQSCDGESTNTENKNMSKVRSTVLSSAEAAFCMHKCFLDVLKSKSSVIRSATYSLLTSYIKHVPHVFDEETMKKLSPTLLGAFHEKDASCHSSMWDTILVFSRKFPEAWSYCNIHKVVLSRVWHFLQNGCYGSKQVSYPLLVQFLDSMPPKAVMGQQFVFDFLHNLWAGRNQRQLSAADSLAFCGAFKQSFLWLLKNASRYSTGDSSDDVPIKLITDVLAKIVWRDYLLLSGDTIGGGVLLSRKTSGLAANMHYPTYYLQDLKKCITEILDVIADTENHLLNISCQSLLSDCLDIIQQGEKLSKFQNHVEQLVSFFLSLDQIVVCKGELWPLERLAKPLVEQSLPAIKFMDTPCLVKLLSVLVEIFGPTPLFFKTCKENDEKLDIKSYLEFFNDELLPWCLDGKYSTCNSKIDLLLSLFQDESFFDQWCSIIKCTTTEQKQSVDDKTSNILGRYELLTLLLQKIREKIAGGKLRNLQENGYLLQHLRLDILDSTAASVLCDLPASDCQVSFICAALGGADQEDQICFLSPETVCKILGSILKNLALVLKTSTFEWARLAHSLLPAEPEHLMVPEENSSIINFEMARIAFKVLQGSLFSLWRLEENSVFPSILAALFVIEWECSMSLALDEEKCLESNIEDTEVGVSMCSSSKGCLEEEMHLKVNLAESIHVFCQSLSPSFWDNLHSCTLNRLATILPQCVRYAVFQTRDLHAERTSILCSEWVVDMLKLTCLDHRNLESFFDVLLSEGEHWPLWLMPSLQNGHLSVKVQLDPDITDEIELKHERFVAFVDRLILKLGFSEVVLGIPGNIQSATSQSIDITSPVSSLSRVWVAGEVLCTWTWKGGCALKTFLPLLVQYMKDESYLEINIVPLLLDTLLGGALMHDSGPWVLFNAWHLSDNEIDKIQDRFLRALVALLFTINTNDCLWRESDALVFFEQLLSNLFIGSSVNRKCLKILPYVMTSIIKQFSALNNGDSSYADLVRKSIQSWLDATISCLSSSSREVPVQDIEDWMQVVLSCFPLRITGGARELVAVVEREISDTERSLMLTLFQKYQIFYGSTASSLVTSGTAVSTTVELLGVKLTAVLVGYCWSNLKENDWHFVFRMVFKCIESSVLLVEEMTDGINDATINQVSSEDALEKLKLVVGTTDKLTLSLAESALVTMCQLNHLCNIQEAENSQCVQLIKSGDYAESNDKMVESVLRLFLASGVSEAITKSCSEEASSVIGSSRHAYLHFWELVASFIKNAPLQSRKSALESMELWGLTKGSVSGLYSILFSSQPIFHLQLAAFSLLLSEPFCQLSLVKNYSMGESCSSAQQSGTSQSAELMPDSDKTVHLREELSDLIEFPTSELLKTDLTARDRVDVFIAWSLLLSHLQTLPASSSIKGDVLQYIQEKVSPCILDCIFQHIPVKAAAPNGKKKDTELAPEAEAAAKASKNAIATCSLLPYLESLWPIGTLQMASLAGSLYGMMIRLLPSFVRTWFTTLRDRSLSYSIESFTKQWCSPPLLLDEFSQVKESVYGDENFSVSVNRSAFEIVATYKKEETGIDLVIRLPSCYPLRHVDVECTRSLGISEVKCRKWLLSLTSFVRSQNGAIAEAIRTWKSNFDKEFEGVEECPICYSILHTSNHNLPRLACKTCKHKFHGACLYKWFSTSNKSTCPLCQTPF from the exons ATGGGGAAGCAGAAGGGCCGCGCGTCCAGCAGCGGCATGGCGGCGTCGCTGGTACCGCACGCCCATGGCGCCGTCCCCACCGTCGGTTTCGGCGGCTACCATGGCGCCGTCCGTGTTGAGCCCGCTGCGCCCTCCGACCCAGACGCCCCGATTCGCCTTACCCCA GATGTGGATGGTGAAGTACTCCAGAACCTAAAGAGGCTGGGAAGGAAAGATGCAACAACAAAG ATCAAGGCCTTATCTACTCTCTCTATACTCTTTGGACAAAAACCTTGTGAGGAAGTTGTGCAGATTGTTCCACAATGG gcatttgagTACAAGAGGCTGCTACTTGACTATAACAGAGAAGTTCGCCGTGCTACTCATGAGGCCATGTCTAGCCTCATCACAGCAGTTAG GAAAGGTATAGCACCGCACCTGAAGTCTTTAATGGGTCCTTGGTGGTTTTCTCAATTTGATCCTGCTCCTGAGGTTGCTCAAGCTGCCCGACGTTCGTTCGAG GCAGCATTCCCACAGTCAGATAGAAGACTGGATGCATTAATGTTATGTGTGAAGGAAACATTTCTTTACCTAAATGAGAACTTGAAGCTAACACCACAAGCTTTGTCTGACAAGGCTATACCAATGGATGAACTGGAAGATATGCATCAGAGG GTAATGTCATCATCACTGTTAGCTATGGCAACTCTTATAGAAATTTTACTAGGAGTGAAATTGCAAAGTTGTGATGGTGAGAGTACCAATACTGAAAACAAAAATATGTCAAAAGTTAGGTCAACTGTACTTTCTTCTGCTGAAGCTGCATTTTGTATGCATAAATGTTTTCTTGACGTCCTCAAGTCAAAAAGTTCTGTTATACGGTCAGCTACATACTCACTGCTTACAAGTTACATCAAACATGTTCCTCATGTTTTTGACGAAGAAACCATGAAGAAACTTTCCCCAACTCTACTTGGTGCATTCCATGAGAAGGATGCGTCATGCCACTCTTCTATGTGGGATACAATTCTTGTTTTCTCTAGAAAGTTTCCAGAGGCTTGGTCATATTGTAATATTCACAAAGTTGTCCTCAGTCGGGTTTGGCATTTCCTACAAAATGGATGTTATGGGTCCAAACAAGTTTCATATCCTCTTCTAGTTCAGTTTTTGGACTCTATGCCACCTAAAGCAGTCATGGGACAACAATTTGTTTTTGATTTTTTGCATAATCTTTGGGCTGGAAGGAACCAGAGGCAGTTATCAGCTGCTGATAGTTTGGCTTTCTGTGGTGCCTTTAAACAGAGTTTTTTGTGGCTTCTAAAAAATGCATCAAG ATATTCTACTGGAGATTCTTCAGATGATGTACCCATCAAGCTTATAACTGATGTACTTGCCAAAATAGTTTGGCGTGACTACCTTTTATTGTCTGGAGACACAATTGGTGGCGGTGTTCTCTTATCTCGTAAAACTTCAGGGTTAGCTGCGAACATGCACTACCCAACATACTATCTTCAGGATTTGAAGAAATGCATCACTGAAATACTGGATGTGATTGCAGATACAGAAAATCATTTACTTAATATTTCTTGTCAGTCGCTGTTAAGTGACTGTTTGGACATAATTCAACAAGGAGAGAAGCTTTCCAAGTTTCAGAATCATGTAGAACAACTTGTGTCGTTCTTTCTATCTTTGGATCAAATTGTTGTATGCAAAGGTGAATTATGGCCACTGGAAAGGTTAGCAAAACCATTGGTTGAGCAATCTTTGCCAGCTATTAAGTTCATG GACACTCCATGCCTTGTTAAACTTCTTTCAGTTTTGGTTGAAATATTTGGGCCCACCCCCTTATTTTTTAAGACTTGTAAGGAAAATGATGAAAAGTTGGATATCAAGTCTTATCTGGAGTTTTTCAATGATGAATTGCTCCCTTGGTGTTTGGATGGAAAATATAGCACCTGTAACTCAAAGATTGATTTGTTACTTTCCTTATTTCAAGATGAATCCTTCTTTGACCAATGGTGTTCCATCATCAAATGTACGACAACTGAACAAAAGCAGTCCGTTGATGATAAGACCTCAAATATTCTGGGACGATATGAATTGCTTACACTGTTACTTCAGAAAATCAGAGAAAAGATTGCTGGGGGGAAGCTAAGAAATTTGCAGGAAAATGGTTATCTTCTGCAACATTTGCGTCTTGATATATTAGATTCTACTGCAGCTTCTGTCCTCTGTGATTTGCCTGCTTCAGATTGCCAAGTTAGTTTTATATG TGCTGCACTTGGTGGCGCAGATCAAGAGGACCAAATCTGCTTCCTTTCTCCTGAGACAGTTTGTAAAATTCTCGGATCCATTTTAAAGAATTTGGCATTGGTACTCAAAACATCAACTTTTGAATGGGCAAGGTTAGCACATTCTTTGTTGCCTGCTGAACCTGAGCACTTGATGGTTCCAGAAGAAAATTCCTCAATAATTAACTTCGAGATGGCTCGGATTGCCTTTAAAGTTCTTCAGGGTAGCTTGTTTTCACTTTGGAGACTTGAGGAAAATTCTGTATTTCCTTCTATTCTGGCTGCTCTTTTTGTCATTGAATGGGAATGTAGCATGTCTTTagctcttgatgaagagaagtgtTTGGAAAGTAATATAGAAGATACGGAAGTTGGTGTTTCTATGTGCAGCAGTTCAAAAGGTTGTTTGGAGGAGGAAATGCATTTGAAGGTTAACCTTGCAGAAAGCATACATGTTTTTTGCCAAAGCTTAAGTCCATCCTTTTgggataatcttcactcatgcacATTGAATAGATTGGCAACTATTCTACCTCAGTGTGTCAGGTATGCTGTATTTCAGACAAGAGACTTGCATGCGGAAAGGACATCAATCTTATGTTCCGAGTGGGTGGTGGACATGTTGAAGCTCACCTGTCTCGATCACAGAAACTTGGAAAGTTTTTTTGATGTTTTATTATCTGAGGGGGAACATTGGCCGCTCTGGTTGATGCCATCTTTACAAAATGGACATTTATCTGTGAAGGTCCAGCTGGATCCAGATATTACAGATGAAATT GAACTCAAACACGAGCGATTTGTTGCCTTTGTTGATAGGCTTATTCTCAAACTTGGCTTTAGTGAAGTGGTTTTAGGTATTCCAGGAAATATACAGTCTGCCACATCACAATCAATTGATATCACTTCACCTGTCTCTTCCTTGTCCAGAGTATGGGTGGCTGGTGAGGTCCTTTGCACTTGGACATGGAAAGGGGGCTGTGCATTGAAAACATTCTTACCTTTGCTGGTTCAGTACATGAAAGACGAGTCATATCTTGAGATCAACATTGTGCCATTGTTGCTTGATACACTGTTAGGTGGCGCCCTTATGCATGATAGTGGTCCGTGGGTACTGTTTAATGCTTGGCATCTTTCTGACAACGAGATCGATAAAATTCAAGATCGTTTTCTTCGTGCTCTTGTGGCTTTGTTATTTACTATTAATACAAATGATTGTCTCTGGAGAGAATCTGAtgcacttgtattttttgagcaacTGCTGAGCAATCTTTTTATTGGCTCATCAGTTAATAGAAAATGCCTGAAGATTCTACCCTATGTTATGACCTCCATCATAAAACAGTTCTCAGCCTTGAACAACGGAGATTCTTCGTATGCTGATTTGGTGCGGAAAAGCATACAGAGTTGGCTTGATGCAACCATTTCTTGTCTGTCATCAAGCTCAAGGGAGGTACCTGTGCAAG ATATTGAGGACTGGATGCAAGTGGTGTTGTCTTGCTTCCCATTGAGGATAACTGGAGGAGCCCGGGAATTGGTAGCTGTGGTTGAGCGAGAGATCAGTGATACAGAAAGATCACTGATGTTGACTCTGTTTCAGAAATACCAGATTTTCTATGGTAGTACAGCTTCATCATTGGTCACTAGTGGAACTGCCGTATCAACGACAGTTGAATTACTGGGAGTGAAACTGACAGCTGTTTTGGTTGGTTATTGCTGGAGCAACCTTAAGGAGAATGATTGGCATTTTGTGTTCCGCATGGTATTCAAATGCATTGAATCGTCTGTTTTGCTTGTGGAAGAAATGACTGATGGCATAAATGATGCCACAATAAACCAGGTATCAAGTGAAGATGCCTTGGAGAAGCTTAAATTAGTGGTTGGCACTACAGATAAGTTAACATTAAGCCTTGCAGAATCTGCTTTGGTTACAATGTGTCAGCTCAACCATCTTTGTAATATCCAAGAAGCAGAAAACTCCCAGTGTGTACAGCTTATTAAATCAGGGGACTATGCTGAGAGTAATGACAAGATGGTAGAGAGTGTCCTCCGTTTGTTCTTGGCCTCTGGTGTTTCAGAGGCAATCACAAAATCTTGCAGTGAAGAGGCTTCGTCTGTCATAGGTTCTAGTCGCCATGCTTATTTGCACTTTTGGGAACTTGTGGCATCATTCATAAAAAATGCTCCACTGCAAAGTAGAAAGTCTGCACTTGAGTCCATGGAACTGTGGGGACTGACCAAGGGTTCAGTCAGTGGACTATATTCGATTCTTTTCTCCTCACAACCAATATTTCACTTACAACTTGCAGCTTTCTCTCTACTTCTCTCTGAGCCCTTCTGTCAACTTTCACTGGTTAAAAATTATTCAATGGGAGAAAGTTGCTCATCTGCTCAGCAATCTGGCACAAGCCAAAGTGCTGAGTTGATGCCAGATTCAGACAAGACAGTGCATCTAAGAGAGGAACTTTCAGACTTAATCGAGTTCCCAACATCTGAACTTCTCAAAACTGATCTGACAGCTCGAGATAGG GTTGATGTATTCATTGCCTGGTCATTGTTGCTGTCCCACCTGCAAACACTACCAGCATCTTCCAGTATCAAGGGAGATGTGCTTCAATACATACAAGAAAAGGTCAGTCCGTGCATATTGGATTGCATTTTCCAGCATATCCCAGTAAAGGCCGCTGCACCGAATGGGAAGAAAAAGGATACCGAGCTAGCGCCTGAAGCAGAAGCTGCTGCCAAAGCTTCGAAGAATGCCATAGCTACTTGTTCTTTGCTTCCGTACTTGGAGTCTCTTTGGCCCATCGGGACTTTGCAGATGGCCTCACTTGCAGGCTCACTGTACGGGATGATGATTAGGCTGCTGCCTTCTTTTGTGCGCACATGGTTTACTACCTTGAGAGACCGTTCATTGTCATACTCAATCGAGTCCTTCACCAAACAATGGTGCAGCCCTCCTCTTCTTCTAGATGAGTTTTCTCAG GTTAAGGAGTCCGTATACGGCGATGAGAATTTCTCGGTTAGCGTCAACAGGTCGGCTTTCGAGATCGTTGCTACATACAAAAAGGAGGAGACAGGAATCGACCTTGTCATACGCCTCCCGAGCTGTTACCCTCTGCGCCACGTTGATGTCGAATGCACGAGAAGTTTGGGTATCAGTGAAGTCAAGTGCAGAAAATGGCTGCTTTCGCTCACGTCATTCGTCCGCAGCCAG AATGGCGCGATAGCAGAGGCGATCCGCACGTGGAAGAGCAATTTCGACAAGGAGTTTGAGGGCGTGGAGGAGTGCCCAATCTGTTACAGCATTCTCCACACCAGCAACCACAACCTGCCGCGGCTGGCGTGCAAGACGTGCAAGCACAAGTTCCACGGCGCCTGCCTCTACAAGTGGTTCTCCACGTCCAACAAATCGACTTGCCCGCTGTGCCAGACTCCGTTCTAG
- the LOC103647118 gene encoding E3 ubiquitin-protein ligase listerin isoform X2 → MLCVKETFLYLNENLKLTPQALSDKAIPMDELEDMHQRVMSSSLLAMATLIEILLGVKLQSCDGESTNTENKNMSKVRSTVLSSAEAAFCMHKCFLDVLKSKSSVIRSATYSLLTSYIKHVPHVFDEETMKKLSPTLLGAFHEKDASCHSSMWDTILVFSRKFPEAWSYCNIHKVVLSRVWHFLQNGCYGSKQVSYPLLVQFLDSMPPKAVMGQQFVFDFLHNLWAGRNQRQLSAADSLAFCGAFKQSFLWLLKNASRYSTGDSSDDVPIKLITDVLAKIVWRDYLLLSGDTIGGGVLLSRKTSGLAANMHYPTYYLQDLKKCITEILDVIADTENHLLNISCQSLLSDCLDIIQQGEKLSKFQNHVEQLVSFFLSLDQIVVCKGELWPLERLAKPLVEQSLPAIKFMDTPCLVKLLSVLVEIFGPTPLFFKTCKENDEKLDIKSYLEFFNDELLPWCLDGKYSTCNSKIDLLLSLFQDESFFDQWCSIIKCTTTEQKQSVDDKTSNILGRYELLTLLLQKIREKIAGGKLRNLQENGYLLQHLRLDILDSTAASVLCDLPASDCQVSFICAALGGADQEDQICFLSPETVCKILGSILKNLALVLKTSTFEWARLAHSLLPAEPEHLMVPEENSSIINFEMARIAFKVLQGSLFSLWRLEENSVFPSILAALFVIEWECSMSLALDEEKCLESNIEDTEVGVSMCSSSKGCLEEEMHLKVNLAESIHVFCQSLSPSFWDNLHSCTLNRLATILPQCVRYAVFQTRDLHAERTSILCSEWVVDMLKLTCLDHRNLESFFDVLLSEGEHWPLWLMPSLQNGHLSVKVQLDPDITDEIELKHERFVAFVDRLILKLGFSEVVLGIPGNIQSATSQSIDITSPVSSLSRVWVAGEVLCTWTWKGGCALKTFLPLLVQYMKDESYLEINIVPLLLDTLLGGALMHDSGPWVLFNAWHLSDNEIDKIQDRFLRALVALLFTINTNDCLWRESDALVFFEQLLSNLFIGSSVNRKCLKILPYVMTSIIKQFSALNNGDSSYADLVRKSIQSWLDATISCLSSSSREVPVQDIEDWMQVVLSCFPLRITGGARELVAVVEREISDTERSLMLTLFQKYQIFYGSTASSLVTSGTAVSTTVELLGVKLTAVLVGYCWSNLKENDWHFVFRMVFKCIESSVLLVEEMTDGINDATINQVSSEDALEKLKLVVGTTDKLTLSLAESALVTMCQLNHLCNIQEAENSQCVQLIKSGDYAESNDKMVESVLRLFLASGVSEAITKSCSEEASSVIGSSRHAYLHFWELVASFIKNAPLQSRKSALESMELWGLTKGSVSGLYSILFSSQPIFHLQLAAFSLLLSEPFCQLSLVKNYSMGESCSSAQQSGTSQSAELMPDSDKTVHLREELSDLIEFPTSELLKTDLTARDRVDVFIAWSLLLSHLQTLPASSSIKGDVLQYIQEKVSPCILDCIFQHIPVKAAAPNGKKKDTELAPEAEAAAKASKNAIATCSLLPYLESLWPIGTLQMASLAGSLYGMMIRLLPSFVRTWFTTLRDRSLSYSIESFTKQWCSPPLLLDEFSQVKESVYGDENFSVSVNRSAFEIVATYKKEETGIDLVIRLPSCYPLRHVDVECTRSLGISEVKCRKWLLSLTSFVRSQNGAIAEAIRTWKSNFDKEFEGVEECPICYSILHTSNHNLPRLACKTCKHKFHGACLYKWFSTSNKSTCPLCQTPF, encoded by the exons ATGTTATGTGTGAAGGAAACATTTCTTTACCTAAATGAGAACTTGAAGCTAACACCACAAGCTTTGTCTGACAAGGCTATACCAATGGATGAACTGGAAGATATGCATCAGAGG GTAATGTCATCATCACTGTTAGCTATGGCAACTCTTATAGAAATTTTACTAGGAGTGAAATTGCAAAGTTGTGATGGTGAGAGTACCAATACTGAAAACAAAAATATGTCAAAAGTTAGGTCAACTGTACTTTCTTCTGCTGAAGCTGCATTTTGTATGCATAAATGTTTTCTTGACGTCCTCAAGTCAAAAAGTTCTGTTATACGGTCAGCTACATACTCACTGCTTACAAGTTACATCAAACATGTTCCTCATGTTTTTGACGAAGAAACCATGAAGAAACTTTCCCCAACTCTACTTGGTGCATTCCATGAGAAGGATGCGTCATGCCACTCTTCTATGTGGGATACAATTCTTGTTTTCTCTAGAAAGTTTCCAGAGGCTTGGTCATATTGTAATATTCACAAAGTTGTCCTCAGTCGGGTTTGGCATTTCCTACAAAATGGATGTTATGGGTCCAAACAAGTTTCATATCCTCTTCTAGTTCAGTTTTTGGACTCTATGCCACCTAAAGCAGTCATGGGACAACAATTTGTTTTTGATTTTTTGCATAATCTTTGGGCTGGAAGGAACCAGAGGCAGTTATCAGCTGCTGATAGTTTGGCTTTCTGTGGTGCCTTTAAACAGAGTTTTTTGTGGCTTCTAAAAAATGCATCAAG ATATTCTACTGGAGATTCTTCAGATGATGTACCCATCAAGCTTATAACTGATGTACTTGCCAAAATAGTTTGGCGTGACTACCTTTTATTGTCTGGAGACACAATTGGTGGCGGTGTTCTCTTATCTCGTAAAACTTCAGGGTTAGCTGCGAACATGCACTACCCAACATACTATCTTCAGGATTTGAAGAAATGCATCACTGAAATACTGGATGTGATTGCAGATACAGAAAATCATTTACTTAATATTTCTTGTCAGTCGCTGTTAAGTGACTGTTTGGACATAATTCAACAAGGAGAGAAGCTTTCCAAGTTTCAGAATCATGTAGAACAACTTGTGTCGTTCTTTCTATCTTTGGATCAAATTGTTGTATGCAAAGGTGAATTATGGCCACTGGAAAGGTTAGCAAAACCATTGGTTGAGCAATCTTTGCCAGCTATTAAGTTCATG GACACTCCATGCCTTGTTAAACTTCTTTCAGTTTTGGTTGAAATATTTGGGCCCACCCCCTTATTTTTTAAGACTTGTAAGGAAAATGATGAAAAGTTGGATATCAAGTCTTATCTGGAGTTTTTCAATGATGAATTGCTCCCTTGGTGTTTGGATGGAAAATATAGCACCTGTAACTCAAAGATTGATTTGTTACTTTCCTTATTTCAAGATGAATCCTTCTTTGACCAATGGTGTTCCATCATCAAATGTACGACAACTGAACAAAAGCAGTCCGTTGATGATAAGACCTCAAATATTCTGGGACGATATGAATTGCTTACACTGTTACTTCAGAAAATCAGAGAAAAGATTGCTGGGGGGAAGCTAAGAAATTTGCAGGAAAATGGTTATCTTCTGCAACATTTGCGTCTTGATATATTAGATTCTACTGCAGCTTCTGTCCTCTGTGATTTGCCTGCTTCAGATTGCCAAGTTAGTTTTATATG TGCTGCACTTGGTGGCGCAGATCAAGAGGACCAAATCTGCTTCCTTTCTCCTGAGACAGTTTGTAAAATTCTCGGATCCATTTTAAAGAATTTGGCATTGGTACTCAAAACATCAACTTTTGAATGGGCAAGGTTAGCACATTCTTTGTTGCCTGCTGAACCTGAGCACTTGATGGTTCCAGAAGAAAATTCCTCAATAATTAACTTCGAGATGGCTCGGATTGCCTTTAAAGTTCTTCAGGGTAGCTTGTTTTCACTTTGGAGACTTGAGGAAAATTCTGTATTTCCTTCTATTCTGGCTGCTCTTTTTGTCATTGAATGGGAATGTAGCATGTCTTTagctcttgatgaagagaagtgtTTGGAAAGTAATATAGAAGATACGGAAGTTGGTGTTTCTATGTGCAGCAGTTCAAAAGGTTGTTTGGAGGAGGAAATGCATTTGAAGGTTAACCTTGCAGAAAGCATACATGTTTTTTGCCAAAGCTTAAGTCCATCCTTTTgggataatcttcactcatgcacATTGAATAGATTGGCAACTATTCTACCTCAGTGTGTCAGGTATGCTGTATTTCAGACAAGAGACTTGCATGCGGAAAGGACATCAATCTTATGTTCCGAGTGGGTGGTGGACATGTTGAAGCTCACCTGTCTCGATCACAGAAACTTGGAAAGTTTTTTTGATGTTTTATTATCTGAGGGGGAACATTGGCCGCTCTGGTTGATGCCATCTTTACAAAATGGACATTTATCTGTGAAGGTCCAGCTGGATCCAGATATTACAGATGAAATT GAACTCAAACACGAGCGATTTGTTGCCTTTGTTGATAGGCTTATTCTCAAACTTGGCTTTAGTGAAGTGGTTTTAGGTATTCCAGGAAATATACAGTCTGCCACATCACAATCAATTGATATCACTTCACCTGTCTCTTCCTTGTCCAGAGTATGGGTGGCTGGTGAGGTCCTTTGCACTTGGACATGGAAAGGGGGCTGTGCATTGAAAACATTCTTACCTTTGCTGGTTCAGTACATGAAAGACGAGTCATATCTTGAGATCAACATTGTGCCATTGTTGCTTGATACACTGTTAGGTGGCGCCCTTATGCATGATAGTGGTCCGTGGGTACTGTTTAATGCTTGGCATCTTTCTGACAACGAGATCGATAAAATTCAAGATCGTTTTCTTCGTGCTCTTGTGGCTTTGTTATTTACTATTAATACAAATGATTGTCTCTGGAGAGAATCTGAtgcacttgtattttttgagcaacTGCTGAGCAATCTTTTTATTGGCTCATCAGTTAATAGAAAATGCCTGAAGATTCTACCCTATGTTATGACCTCCATCATAAAACAGTTCTCAGCCTTGAACAACGGAGATTCTTCGTATGCTGATTTGGTGCGGAAAAGCATACAGAGTTGGCTTGATGCAACCATTTCTTGTCTGTCATCAAGCTCAAGGGAGGTACCTGTGCAAG ATATTGAGGACTGGATGCAAGTGGTGTTGTCTTGCTTCCCATTGAGGATAACTGGAGGAGCCCGGGAATTGGTAGCTGTGGTTGAGCGAGAGATCAGTGATACAGAAAGATCACTGATGTTGACTCTGTTTCAGAAATACCAGATTTTCTATGGTAGTACAGCTTCATCATTGGTCACTAGTGGAACTGCCGTATCAACGACAGTTGAATTACTGGGAGTGAAACTGACAGCTGTTTTGGTTGGTTATTGCTGGAGCAACCTTAAGGAGAATGATTGGCATTTTGTGTTCCGCATGGTATTCAAATGCATTGAATCGTCTGTTTTGCTTGTGGAAGAAATGACTGATGGCATAAATGATGCCACAATAAACCAGGTATCAAGTGAAGATGCCTTGGAGAAGCTTAAATTAGTGGTTGGCACTACAGATAAGTTAACATTAAGCCTTGCAGAATCTGCTTTGGTTACAATGTGTCAGCTCAACCATCTTTGTAATATCCAAGAAGCAGAAAACTCCCAGTGTGTACAGCTTATTAAATCAGGGGACTATGCTGAGAGTAATGACAAGATGGTAGAGAGTGTCCTCCGTTTGTTCTTGGCCTCTGGTGTTTCAGAGGCAATCACAAAATCTTGCAGTGAAGAGGCTTCGTCTGTCATAGGTTCTAGTCGCCATGCTTATTTGCACTTTTGGGAACTTGTGGCATCATTCATAAAAAATGCTCCACTGCAAAGTAGAAAGTCTGCACTTGAGTCCATGGAACTGTGGGGACTGACCAAGGGTTCAGTCAGTGGACTATATTCGATTCTTTTCTCCTCACAACCAATATTTCACTTACAACTTGCAGCTTTCTCTCTACTTCTCTCTGAGCCCTTCTGTCAACTTTCACTGGTTAAAAATTATTCAATGGGAGAAAGTTGCTCATCTGCTCAGCAATCTGGCACAAGCCAAAGTGCTGAGTTGATGCCAGATTCAGACAAGACAGTGCATCTAAGAGAGGAACTTTCAGACTTAATCGAGTTCCCAACATCTGAACTTCTCAAAACTGATCTGACAGCTCGAGATAGG GTTGATGTATTCATTGCCTGGTCATTGTTGCTGTCCCACCTGCAAACACTACCAGCATCTTCCAGTATCAAGGGAGATGTGCTTCAATACATACAAGAAAAGGTCAGTCCGTGCATATTGGATTGCATTTTCCAGCATATCCCAGTAAAGGCCGCTGCACCGAATGGGAAGAAAAAGGATACCGAGCTAGCGCCTGAAGCAGAAGCTGCTGCCAAAGCTTCGAAGAATGCCATAGCTACTTGTTCTTTGCTTCCGTACTTGGAGTCTCTTTGGCCCATCGGGACTTTGCAGATGGCCTCACTTGCAGGCTCACTGTACGGGATGATGATTAGGCTGCTGCCTTCTTTTGTGCGCACATGGTTTACTACCTTGAGAGACCGTTCATTGTCATACTCAATCGAGTCCTTCACCAAACAATGGTGCAGCCCTCCTCTTCTTCTAGATGAGTTTTCTCAG GTTAAGGAGTCCGTATACGGCGATGAGAATTTCTCGGTTAGCGTCAACAGGTCGGCTTTCGAGATCGTTGCTACATACAAAAAGGAGGAGACAGGAATCGACCTTGTCATACGCCTCCCGAGCTGTTACCCTCTGCGCCACGTTGATGTCGAATGCACGAGAAGTTTGGGTATCAGTGAAGTCAAGTGCAGAAAATGGCTGCTTTCGCTCACGTCATTCGTCCGCAGCCAG AATGGCGCGATAGCAGAGGCGATCCGCACGTGGAAGAGCAATTTCGACAAGGAGTTTGAGGGCGTGGAGGAGTGCCCAATCTGTTACAGCATTCTCCACACCAGCAACCACAACCTGCCGCGGCTGGCGTGCAAGACGTGCAAGCACAAGTTCCACGGCGCCTGCCTCTACAAGTGGTTCTCCACGTCCAACAAATCGACTTGCCCGCTGTGCCAGACTCCGTTCTAG